The following proteins are co-located in the Eptesicus fuscus isolate TK198812 chromosome 9, DD_ASM_mEF_20220401, whole genome shotgun sequence genome:
- the TNFRSF14 gene encoding tumor necrosis factor receptor superfamily member 14 isoform X1: MEPLLGWGPPSCSPTPTADFLSLALCLLLLRAPSCSLATLSCKEEEFPTGTVCCPKCRPGYRVKEACGEFTGTMCAACSPGTFTAHLNGLRECLPCRVCDPGLGQVTRRNCSTTANTVCGCGRGHFCVREDGDACVQCRPHSACRPGQRLRETGSEGQDTQCEDCQPGTFSAGGTQPACTPWTKCSGPLAREATPGTNSSDVTCSSGGLAIVMVSTVTGVIIVITSVLLGLRLIRTRKSRGELAFPQVLLPVPPLAGTGERAERNQHGDLQASRVQPDVTTEPVEETAAMFPERGPPADTWLRGADV; the protein is encoded by the exons ATGGAACCTCTGCTTGGCTGGGGGCCACCCTCCTGCAGCCCGACGCCCACGGCCGACTTCCTGAGTCTG GCCCTGTGTCTTCTCCTCCTGAGAGCCCCGTCCTGCTCCCTGGCGACGCTCTCGTGCAAAGAGGAGGAGTTCCCGACGGGGACCGTGTGCTGCCCCAAGTGCAGGCCAG GCTACCGGGTGAAGGAGGCCTGTGGGGAGTTCACGGGCACAATGTGTGCGGCCTGCTCGCCGGGGACCTTCACCGCCCACCTCAACGGCCTGCGCGAGTGTCTGCCGTGCCGGGTCTGTGACCCAG gcctgggccaggtgaCCCGGCGGAACTGCTCCACCACGGCCAACACCGTGTGCGGCTGCGGGCGCGGCCACTTCTGTGTGCGCGAGGACGGCGACGCCTGCGTCCAGTGCAGGCCCCACAGCGCCTGCCGCCCAGGCCAGAGGCTGCGGGAGACAG GCTCCGAGGGGCAGGACACGCAGTGCGAAGACTGCCAGCCTGGCACCTTCTCTGCGGGGGGCACCCAGCCGGCCTGCACGCCCTGGACCAA gtgcAGTGGCCCGCTGGCCAGGGAAGCGACGCCTGGGACCAACAGCTCAGACGTGACGTGCTCCTCCGGGGGCCTCGCCATCGTCATGGTCTCCACCGTCACCGGCGTCATCATCGTCATCACTTCTGTGTTACTTGGACTCAGGCTCATCAGAACCAGAAAGTCACGTG GAGAACTCGCCTTTCCTCAGGTATTGCTGCCTGTCCCCCCGCTGGCG GGGACAGGAGAGCGGGCAGAAAGGAACCAGCACGGGGACCTGCAGGCCTCCCGGGTCCAGCCAGACGTCACCACGGAGCCCGTGGAGGAGACAGCAGCCATGTTCCCTGAGAGGGGCCCGCCAGCTGATACGTGGCTTCGGGGTGCGGACGTCTGA
- the TNFRSF14 gene encoding tumor necrosis factor receptor superfamily member 14 isoform X4, whose protein sequence is MEPLLGWGPPSCSPTPTADFLSLALCLLLLRAPSCSLATLSCKEEEFPTGTVCCPKCRPGYRVKEACGEFTGTMCAACSPGTFTAHLNGLRECLPCRVCDPGLGQVTRRNCSTTANTVCGCGRGHFCVREDGDACVQCRPHSACRPGQRLRETGSEGQDTQCEDCQPGTFSAGGTQPACTPWTKCSGPLAREATPGTNSSDVTCSSGGLAIVMVSTVTGVIIVITSVLLGLRLIRTRKSRGDRRAGRKEPARGPAGLPGPARRHHGARGGDSSHVP, encoded by the exons ATGGAACCTCTGCTTGGCTGGGGGCCACCCTCCTGCAGCCCGACGCCCACGGCCGACTTCCTGAGTCTG GCCCTGTGTCTTCTCCTCCTGAGAGCCCCGTCCTGCTCCCTGGCGACGCTCTCGTGCAAAGAGGAGGAGTTCCCGACGGGGACCGTGTGCTGCCCCAAGTGCAGGCCAG GCTACCGGGTGAAGGAGGCCTGTGGGGAGTTCACGGGCACAATGTGTGCGGCCTGCTCGCCGGGGACCTTCACCGCCCACCTCAACGGCCTGCGCGAGTGTCTGCCGTGCCGGGTCTGTGACCCAG gcctgggccaggtgaCCCGGCGGAACTGCTCCACCACGGCCAACACCGTGTGCGGCTGCGGGCGCGGCCACTTCTGTGTGCGCGAGGACGGCGACGCCTGCGTCCAGTGCAGGCCCCACAGCGCCTGCCGCCCAGGCCAGAGGCTGCGGGAGACAG GCTCCGAGGGGCAGGACACGCAGTGCGAAGACTGCCAGCCTGGCACCTTCTCTGCGGGGGGCACCCAGCCGGCCTGCACGCCCTGGACCAA gtgcAGTGGCCCGCTGGCCAGGGAAGCGACGCCTGGGACCAACAGCTCAGACGTGACGTGCTCCTCCGGGGGCCTCGCCATCGTCATGGTCTCCACCGTCACCGGCGTCATCATCGTCATCACTTCTGTGTTACTTGGACTCAGGCTCATCAGAACCAGAAAGTCACGTG GGGACAGGAGAGCGGGCAGAAAGGAACCAGCACGGGGACCTGCAGGCCTCCCGGGTCCAGCCAGACGTCACCACGGAGCCCGTGGAGGAGACAGCAGCCATGTTCCCTGA
- the TNFRSF14 gene encoding tumor necrosis factor receptor superfamily member 14 isoform X3 produces MEPLLGWGPPSCSPTPTADFLSLALCLLLLRAPSCSLATLSCKEEEFPTGTVCCPKCRPGYRVKEACGEFTGTMCAACSPGTFTAHLNGLRECLPCRVCDPGLGQVTRRNCSTTANTVCGCGRGHFCVREDGDACVQCRPHSACRPGQRLRETGSEGQDTQCEDCQPGTFSAGGTQPACTPWTKCSGPLAREATPGTNSSDVTCSSGGLAIVMVSTVTGVIIVITSVLLGLRLIRTRKSRGELAFPQGTGERAERNQHGDLQASRVQPDVTTEPVEETAAMFPERGPPADTWLRGADV; encoded by the exons ATGGAACCTCTGCTTGGCTGGGGGCCACCCTCCTGCAGCCCGACGCCCACGGCCGACTTCCTGAGTCTG GCCCTGTGTCTTCTCCTCCTGAGAGCCCCGTCCTGCTCCCTGGCGACGCTCTCGTGCAAAGAGGAGGAGTTCCCGACGGGGACCGTGTGCTGCCCCAAGTGCAGGCCAG GCTACCGGGTGAAGGAGGCCTGTGGGGAGTTCACGGGCACAATGTGTGCGGCCTGCTCGCCGGGGACCTTCACCGCCCACCTCAACGGCCTGCGCGAGTGTCTGCCGTGCCGGGTCTGTGACCCAG gcctgggccaggtgaCCCGGCGGAACTGCTCCACCACGGCCAACACCGTGTGCGGCTGCGGGCGCGGCCACTTCTGTGTGCGCGAGGACGGCGACGCCTGCGTCCAGTGCAGGCCCCACAGCGCCTGCCGCCCAGGCCAGAGGCTGCGGGAGACAG GCTCCGAGGGGCAGGACACGCAGTGCGAAGACTGCCAGCCTGGCACCTTCTCTGCGGGGGGCACCCAGCCGGCCTGCACGCCCTGGACCAA gtgcAGTGGCCCGCTGGCCAGGGAAGCGACGCCTGGGACCAACAGCTCAGACGTGACGTGCTCCTCCGGGGGCCTCGCCATCGTCATGGTCTCCACCGTCACCGGCGTCATCATCGTCATCACTTCTGTGTTACTTGGACTCAGGCTCATCAGAACCAGAAAGTCACGTG GAGAACTCGCCTTTCCTCAG GGGACAGGAGAGCGGGCAGAAAGGAACCAGCACGGGGACCTGCAGGCCTCCCGGGTCCAGCCAGACGTCACCACGGAGCCCGTGGAGGAGACAGCAGCCATGTTCCCTGAGAGGGGCCCGCCAGCTGATACGTGGCTTCGGGGTGCGGACGTCTGA
- the TNFRSF14 gene encoding tumor necrosis factor receptor superfamily member 14 isoform X2, whose amino-acid sequence MSSRGRRLPSPMLTAQALCLLLLRAPSCSLATLSCKEEEFPTGTVCCPKCRPGYRVKEACGEFTGTMCAACSPGTFTAHLNGLRECLPCRVCDPGLGQVTRRNCSTTANTVCGCGRGHFCVREDGDACVQCRPHSACRPGQRLRETGSEGQDTQCEDCQPGTFSAGGTQPACTPWTKCSGPLAREATPGTNSSDVTCSSGGLAIVMVSTVTGVIIVITSVLLGLRLIRTRKSRGELAFPQVLLPVPPLAGTGERAERNQHGDLQASRVQPDVTTEPVEETAAMFPERGPPADTWLRGADV is encoded by the exons ATGAGCTCAAGAGGCCGACGGCTCCCGAGCCCCATGCTTACTGCTCAG GCCCTGTGTCTTCTCCTCCTGAGAGCCCCGTCCTGCTCCCTGGCGACGCTCTCGTGCAAAGAGGAGGAGTTCCCGACGGGGACCGTGTGCTGCCCCAAGTGCAGGCCAG GCTACCGGGTGAAGGAGGCCTGTGGGGAGTTCACGGGCACAATGTGTGCGGCCTGCTCGCCGGGGACCTTCACCGCCCACCTCAACGGCCTGCGCGAGTGTCTGCCGTGCCGGGTCTGTGACCCAG gcctgggccaggtgaCCCGGCGGAACTGCTCCACCACGGCCAACACCGTGTGCGGCTGCGGGCGCGGCCACTTCTGTGTGCGCGAGGACGGCGACGCCTGCGTCCAGTGCAGGCCCCACAGCGCCTGCCGCCCAGGCCAGAGGCTGCGGGAGACAG GCTCCGAGGGGCAGGACACGCAGTGCGAAGACTGCCAGCCTGGCACCTTCTCTGCGGGGGGCACCCAGCCGGCCTGCACGCCCTGGACCAA gtgcAGTGGCCCGCTGGCCAGGGAAGCGACGCCTGGGACCAACAGCTCAGACGTGACGTGCTCCTCCGGGGGCCTCGCCATCGTCATGGTCTCCACCGTCACCGGCGTCATCATCGTCATCACTTCTGTGTTACTTGGACTCAGGCTCATCAGAACCAGAAAGTCACGTG GAGAACTCGCCTTTCCTCAGGTATTGCTGCCTGTCCCCCCGCTGGCG GGGACAGGAGAGCGGGCAGAAAGGAACCAGCACGGGGACCTGCAGGCCTCCCGGGTCCAGCCAGACGTCACCACGGAGCCCGTGGAGGAGACAGCAGCCATGTTCCCTGAGAGGGGCCCGCCAGCTGATACGTGGCTTCGGGGTGCGGACGTCTGA